A stretch of Pseudolysobacter antarcticus DNA encodes these proteins:
- the def gene encoding peptide deformylase, with amino-acid sequence MIREILKMGDPRLLRIAKPVTRFDTPELHELLQDMFDTMRAANGVGLAAPQIGVDLQVVVFGFEHNERYPDAPPVPQTVLLNPQISPLSELMLEGWEGCLSVPGLRGVVSRHAQIRYSGFDQFGASIDRLAEDFHARVVQHECDHLIGTLYPMRITDFSRFGFTEVLFPGMDPNSDD; translated from the coding sequence GTGATTCGGGAAATTCTCAAGATGGGCGATCCGCGTTTATTGCGGATCGCCAAGCCGGTGACACGGTTCGATACGCCGGAACTGCACGAGCTGTTGCAGGACATGTTCGACACCATGCGCGCAGCCAACGGCGTGGGTTTGGCCGCGCCGCAGATCGGCGTCGATCTGCAGGTTGTGGTATTTGGGTTCGAGCATAACGAGCGTTATCCCGACGCGCCGCCGGTGCCGCAAACGGTGCTGCTGAATCCGCAGATCTCGCCGCTGTCCGAACTCATGCTAGAAGGCTGGGAAGGCTGTCTGTCGGTGCCGGGATTGCGCGGCGTGGTCAGTCGCCACGCGCAGATTCGTTATTCAGGCTTCGATCAATTCGGCGCGTCGATTGATCGACTCGCCGAAGATTTTCATGCGCGCGTGGTGCAGCACGAATGCGATCATCTGATCGGCACACTTTATCCGATGCGCATCACCGATTTTTCGCGCTTCGGATTTACCGAAGTATTGTTTCCGGGAATGGATCCGAACAGCGACGATTGA
- a CDS encoding ABC transporter permease has protein sequence MRALSLALNFTRREIRNRYLGSFSGGLWALLQPLMQLAVYSFVFVYIFKAVPIFKAGAQNAVAIGFVPFLVMGLWPWIAFSEAITRSTTVLPENAGLIGKVALPREVLVIASVGASLTLHLLGFIAICIAMALWGTPINLIMLPLALLVYLQMALLVLGLGFLFSALQVFVRDLGQVLTQLMMLWQFTSPIFYPREILPEPYRDWMGFNPFSYYPEQMRALLLGSESIAPGACFAALIVALAVLALGIVVFRRLDSHFEDFL, from the coding sequence ATGCGCGCACTCAGTCTGGCGCTTAACTTCACGCGTCGCGAAATCCGCAATCGCTACCTCGGCAGTTTCAGTGGCGGCCTGTGGGCACTGTTGCAGCCGCTGATGCAGCTTGCGGTCTACAGTTTTGTATTCGTCTACATCTTCAAGGCTGTACCGATTTTCAAGGCGGGCGCGCAGAATGCGGTCGCTATCGGTTTTGTTCCGTTTCTGGTGATGGGTTTGTGGCCGTGGATCGCGTTCTCCGAAGCGATCACACGCAGCACCACGGTGTTGCCGGAAAATGCCGGCCTGATCGGCAAGGTGGCGCTGCCGCGCGAAGTGCTCGTGATCGCCAGTGTCGGCGCGAGTTTGACCTTGCACCTGCTCGGTTTCATCGCGATTTGTATTGCGATGGCACTGTGGGGTACGCCGATCAATTTGATCATGTTGCCGTTGGCGTTACTGGTGTATTTGCAGATGGCGCTGCTCGTACTGGGACTGGGTTTTCTGTTCTCGGCGCTGCAGGTTTTTGTGCGCGATCTTGGCCAAGTGTTGACCCAACTGATGATGTTGTGGCAATTCACCTCGCCGATATTCTATCCGCGCGAAATCTTGCCCGAGCCGTATCGCGACTGGATGGGGTTCAACCCGTTCAGCTATTACCCGGAGCAGATGCGCGCGTTGTTGCTCGGTTCCGAGTCGATCGCGCCTGGCGCGTGTTTCGCGGCTCTGATCGTGGCGCTCGCGGTGCTGGCGTTGGGCATTGTCGTGTTTCGCCGGCTCGACTCGCATTTCGAGGATTTCCTGTGA
- the ettA gene encoding energy-dependent translational throttle protein EttA, producing MQYIYTMIGVSKTVPPKREIIKDISLSFFPGAKIGLLGLNGSGKSTVLRIMAGVDTEFNGEARPQPGTKIGYLAQEPLVDSDKTVREIVEEGVAEVMQAQVDLEKVYAAYSDENADFDKLAAEQARLENLINAADGHNLDRTLEIAADALRLPPWDAKVGNLSGGEKRRVALCRLLLSKPDMLLLDEPTNHLDAESVAWLEHFLQSYPGTVVAVTHDRYFLDNAAEWILELDRGRGIPWKGNYTSWLEQKGDRLKQEESGESARQKALKHELEWVRSNAKGGRSKNRARLARFEELNSQDYQKRNETNEIYIPPGERLGDNVIEFKNVTKSFGDRVLIDDLSFKIPPGAIIGIIGPNGAGKSTLFRMMIGSEKPDSGEITMGQSVKLAYVDQSRDALNAENTVWKEISGGAEIITIGKYETQSRAYIGRFNFKGADQQKIVGQLSGGERGRLHLAKTLMSGGNVLLLDEPSNDLDVETLRALEDAMLEFPGCAVVISHDRWFMDRIATHILAFEGDSHVEFFPGNYSEYEADKKRRLGNDADQPHRIKYRKLV from the coding sequence ATGCAATACATCTACACCATGATCGGCGTGAGCAAAACTGTTCCGCCGAAACGCGAAATCATCAAGGATATTTCGCTGAGCTTTTTCCCCGGCGCGAAGATCGGCCTGCTCGGCCTGAACGGCTCGGGCAAATCCACCGTGCTGCGCATCATGGCCGGCGTCGATACCGAGTTCAACGGCGAAGCACGGCCGCAGCCGGGCACCAAAATCGGTTACCTCGCGCAGGAGCCGCTGGTCGATTCCGACAAGACCGTGCGCGAGATCGTCGAGGAAGGCGTGGCCGAGGTGATGCAGGCACAGGTCGATCTCGAAAAAGTCTATGCCGCGTATTCGGATGAAAATGCCGATTTCGACAAGCTCGCTGCCGAACAGGCGCGGCTGGAAAATCTCATCAATGCCGCCGATGGTCATAACCTCGATCGCACTTTGGAGATTGCCGCCGATGCGCTGCGCCTGCCGCCGTGGGATGCCAAGGTCGGCAATTTGTCCGGCGGCGAAAAGCGCCGCGTCGCGTTGTGTCGCCTGCTGTTGTCGAAGCCCGACATGCTGCTGCTCGACGAACCGACCAACCATCTTGATGCTGAATCGGTGGCGTGGCTTGAACACTTCCTGCAGAGTTACCCGGGCACCGTGGTCGCGGTCACGCATGATCGCTATTTCCTCGACAACGCGGCCGAGTGGATTCTCGAACTCGATCGCGGTCGCGGCATTCCGTGGAAGGGCAATTACACGTCGTGGCTGGAGCAGAAAGGCGATCGCCTGAAGCAGGAAGAATCGGGCGAATCGGCACGCCAGAAAGCGCTCAAGCACGAACTCGAATGGGTGCGCTCAAACGCCAAGGGCGGCCGCTCGAAAAACCGCGCACGTCTCGCGCGTTTCGAGGAACTGAACTCGCAGGATTACCAGAAGCGCAACGAAACCAACGAAATCTATATCCCGCCCGGCGAGCGTCTCGGCGACAACGTGATCGAGTTCAAGAACGTCACCAAGTCGTTCGGCGATCGTGTATTGATCGACGATCTCAGTTTCAAGATTCCACCGGGCGCGATCATCGGCATCATCGGCCCGAACGGCGCCGGTAAATCAACCCTGTTCCGCATGATGATCGGCAGCGAGAAACCGGATTCCGGCGAGATCACGATGGGCCAGAGCGTCAAGCTCGCCTACGTCGACCAGTCACGCGATGCGCTCAATGCCGAGAACACCGTGTGGAAGGAAATTTCCGGCGGCGCCGAAATCATCACGATCGGCAAATACGAAACCCAGTCGCGCGCCTACATCGGCCGCTTCAACTTCAAAGGCGCGGACCAGCAGAAGATCGTCGGCCAACTTTCCGGCGGTGAACGCGGGCGTTTGCATCTGGCCAAGACTTTGATGAGCGGCGGCAACGTTTTGCTGCTCGATGAACCGTCGAACGATCTCGACGTGGAAACCCTGCGCGCGCTCGAAGATGCGATGCTCGAATTCCCGGGTTGCGCCGTGGTCATCTCGCATGATCGCTGGTTCATGGATCGCATCGCCACGCACATTCTGGCGTTCGAGGGCGATTCGCACGTTGAATTTTTCCCGGGCAACTACAGCGAATACGAAGCCGACAAAAAGCGCCGCCTCGGCAACGATGCCGATCAACCGCACCGCATCAAATATCGCAAATTGGTCTGA
- a CDS encoding TonB-dependent receptor domain-containing protein, translated as MRLSNNELSSAVRLALMGVSAVAGMSAMPVFAQDANKDSGQKLETIEVTGSRIRRVDVETASPVLTVDRAAIEKSGKLTVGDLVQELPNISGNANNPSVNNGGGTGGTFISLRGLGTNRTLVLINGRRILNNDINTIPSNLVERIEVLTDGASAVYGSDAIGGVVNFIMRTNYQGAELSTSYGISDKDDGERKAFNLTFGQTSDKGSIVGGIDYNKFDGIYSGNRDYGKFALTLGKKQQADGGFPVTKGGSFASPSGYISAPQFAGCDSAGGTFDATAPAGGGIPAKFRCFQSGTATGTGDTYNYQAINLIFTPQERTNAYVLGNYKLTDSVEAYMSVFHNKTKSNSQLAPLPLDLYSAHITLEAGSPYNPFGTNIGYLGDNGQVSDGSQDLAIRLAAIGPRIQKFTTTTDQVVAGLKGAIADTSWQWDASLNYGHLSALNQFFGSLATGDLAASGSFSANCIPNSTGKGGCVNIFNQNDPNTAAILKQYSAAPFKNTLQTERQAEFNINGNLFDLPAGTVSLAAGGSYRKEYTHSTVDYIARANLTNGNCAVQISACGTPFQGGFSVKEVYAEVLIPLLKDLPFVHSLNLDLGDRYSDYNTFGSTNNWKAALEYRPLEDLLLRGTVSQVFRAPNNTELFAGLAASFDTYTKPVGGLLSKNGSQVQTFFSGAAVAGTVLKPEVGKSFDFGVVYDPHWLDGLSLSADLWRVYLQDDIVRLTGQTIANLCAKNAASPYCSSIVVAGGKISQINTAYTNFGRLDVRGVDFGAKYRLPETSFGKFTVGLDTTYNAQYDNTTIDGPNTTVVHSAGTYNSQFGNIARWRGLGTLNWSLGSFSAGWTARYIGGEKVPLVGHVGAWTQNNLTAGYNIAPINTRVDIGIDNIADKQPTFFYSNNVTNANVDVNTYDTIGRYYWARLSVKF; from the coding sequence ATGAGACTATCGAATAACGAGCTGTCATCGGCCGTGCGCCTCGCCCTCATGGGCGTGTCCGCCGTTGCCGGTATGAGTGCGATGCCTGTTTTTGCACAGGACGCAAACAAAGATTCAGGCCAGAAGCTGGAAACCATTGAGGTTACCGGTTCGCGCATTCGCCGCGTCGACGTTGAAACTGCCAGCCCAGTGCTGACGGTGGATCGCGCCGCAATCGAAAAGAGCGGCAAGCTCACCGTCGGTGACTTGGTTCAGGAACTGCCGAACATTTCCGGCAACGCCAACAACCCTTCCGTTAACAACGGTGGTGGTACCGGCGGTACGTTTATCTCGTTGCGCGGTTTGGGCACGAATCGTACCTTGGTACTGATCAACGGTCGCCGCATCCTCAACAACGACATCAATACCATCCCGAGCAACCTCGTGGAACGTATCGAAGTGCTGACCGACGGCGCCTCTGCCGTATACGGTTCGGACGCGATCGGTGGCGTAGTCAACTTCATCATGCGCACCAATTACCAGGGCGCCGAGCTGAGCACCAGCTACGGTATCTCGGACAAAGACGACGGCGAGCGCAAAGCGTTCAACCTGACCTTTGGCCAGACCTCGGACAAGGGCAGCATCGTCGGTGGTATCGACTACAACAAGTTCGACGGCATTTATTCCGGCAATCGCGATTACGGAAAGTTTGCGTTGACTCTCGGCAAGAAACAGCAGGCTGACGGTGGTTTCCCGGTGACGAAGGGCGGCTCGTTCGCTTCGCCGTCGGGCTACATCTCGGCACCGCAGTTTGCCGGTTGTGATAGCGCCGGCGGTACGTTCGACGCCACAGCGCCTGCTGGCGGCGGTATCCCGGCCAAGTTCCGCTGCTTCCAGAGCGGTACCGCCACCGGCACCGGTGATACGTACAACTATCAGGCAATCAACCTGATCTTTACGCCGCAAGAACGCACCAACGCATACGTGCTGGGCAACTACAAGCTCACCGATAGCGTTGAAGCGTACATGAGCGTTTTCCACAACAAGACCAAGTCGAATTCGCAGCTCGCACCGCTGCCGCTCGATTTGTATTCCGCGCACATCACGTTGGAAGCCGGTAGCCCGTACAACCCGTTCGGCACTAATATCGGTTACCTCGGCGATAACGGCCAAGTTAGCGATGGCTCGCAGGATCTCGCGATTCGTCTGGCAGCAATTGGCCCGCGTATCCAGAAATTCACCACCACCACCGATCAGGTCGTTGCCGGTTTGAAGGGTGCGATCGCCGATACGTCGTGGCAGTGGGATGCCAGTTTGAACTATGGTCATCTGAGCGCGCTCAACCAATTCTTCGGTTCGCTGGCGACGGGTGACTTGGCAGCCAGCGGCTCATTTAGCGCGAACTGTATCCCGAACAGCACGGGCAAGGGCGGTTGCGTCAATATCTTCAACCAGAACGATCCGAACACCGCAGCCATCCTGAAGCAGTATTCGGCCGCACCGTTCAAAAACACCCTGCAGACCGAGCGTCAGGCCGAGTTCAATATCAACGGCAACCTGTTTGACCTGCCGGCTGGCACAGTCAGCCTCGCCGCTGGTGGTTCGTACCGCAAGGAATACACCCACAGCACGGTGGATTATATCGCTCGCGCCAATCTGACCAACGGCAATTGCGCTGTGCAGATTTCTGCTTGCGGCACGCCGTTCCAAGGTGGTTTCAGCGTCAAGGAAGTCTATGCCGAAGTCCTGATCCCGCTGCTCAAGGATCTGCCGTTCGTGCATAGCCTGAACCTCGATCTTGGTGATCGTTATTCGGACTACAACACCTTCGGTTCGACCAACAACTGGAAAGCCGCGCTCGAATATCGTCCGCTGGAAGACCTGCTGTTGCGTGGTACGGTGTCGCAGGTATTCCGCGCACCGAACAACACCGAGTTGTTCGCTGGTTTGGCCGCATCCTTCGATACCTATACCAAGCCTGTCGGTGGCTTGTTGTCCAAGAATGGTAGCCAGGTTCAGACCTTCTTCTCCGGCGCAGCAGTTGCTGGTACGGTTTTGAAGCCAGAAGTTGGCAAATCCTTCGACTTCGGCGTGGTCTACGACCCGCATTGGCTCGATGGCCTGTCGCTGAGCGCCGATCTGTGGCGCGTCTACCTGCAGGACGATATCGTGCGCCTGACCGGCCAGACCATCGCCAACCTCTGCGCGAAGAACGCAGCCAGCCCGTACTGCTCCAGCATCGTTGTTGCCGGTGGCAAGATCTCGCAGATCAACACCGCCTATACCAACTTCGGTCGTCTCGACGTGCGTGGTGTGGACTTCGGTGCGAAATATCGTCTGCCAGAAACGTCGTTCGGCAAGTTCACCGTGGGTCTGGACACCACGTACAACGCGCAGTATGACAACACCACGATTGATGGTCCCAACACCACCGTCGTGCATTCCGCTGGCACGTACAACTCGCAGTTCGGCAATATCGCGCGCTGGCGTGGTCTGGGCACCCTTAACTGGAGCCTGGGTTCGTTCTCGGCCGGTTGGACCGCCCGTTATATCGGTGGTGAGAAAGTTCCGCTCGTGGGCCACGTTGGCGCATGGACGCAGAACAATCTGACTGCGGGCTATAACATCGCTCCGATCAATACCCGCGTTGATATTGGTATCGACAATATCGCCGACAAGCAGCCGACGTTCTTCTACTCGAACAACGTGACCAACGCCAACGTCGACGTGAATACGTATGACACCATTGGCCGCTACTACTGGGCACGTTTGAGCGTGAAGTTCTAA
- the mtgA gene encoding monofunctional biosynthetic peptidoglycan transglycosylase, producing the protein MNSTSPSITKPRGAWRRIWRWTWRLSLSWLLLTSLIVLVLRFVPPVTSAFMLGRWIHAHAAGERDFHLRYQWIPWQQAGNELPIALVASEDQKFPIHHGFDVQAIQDALDEADAGEKLRGASTISQQVAKNLFLWGGRSFVRKGLEAYFTVLIELCWPKRRILEVYLNIAEFGDGIYGAEAASRIYFHKPASALSAHEAALLTALLPSPRRYHIDPPTPYVLRHAAWVERQVHQLGGAAYLEH; encoded by the coding sequence ATGAACTCGACATCACCCAGCATTACCAAGCCGCGCGGCGCATGGCGGCGTATCTGGCGCTGGACTTGGCGTTTGTCGCTGTCGTGGCTGCTGTTGACGTCGCTGATTGTGTTGGTGCTGCGGTTTGTGCCGCCGGTCACGAGTGCGTTCATGCTCGGTCGCTGGATCCATGCGCATGCCGCTGGAGAGCGGGATTTTCATCTGCGTTACCAATGGATTCCATGGCAGCAGGCGGGCAACGAATTGCCGATTGCACTGGTCGCTTCCGAAGATCAGAAATTTCCGATCCATCACGGCTTCGACGTGCAGGCGATTCAAGATGCGCTCGATGAAGCCGACGCGGGAGAAAAATTGCGCGGCGCCAGCACGATTTCGCAGCAGGTCGCGAAAAACCTGTTCCTCTGGGGCGGGCGCAGCTTTGTGCGCAAGGGGCTGGAAGCTTATTTCACGGTGTTGATCGAGTTGTGCTGGCCGAAGCGCCGCATCCTTGAGGTGTATCTGAACATCGCTGAATTCGGTGACGGTATTTATGGCGCCGAGGCGGCCAGCCGTATTTATTTCCACAAGCCTGCGAGTGCGCTGAGCGCGCATGAAGCCGCGTTATTGACTGCGCTGCTGCCGAGTCCGCGCCGTTACCATATCGATCCGCCGACGCCTTACGTATTGCGCCATGCTGCTTGGGTCGAACGCCAAGTGCACCAGTTGGGCGGGGCGGCTTATCTCGAACACTGA
- a CDS encoding ABC transporter ATP-binding protein produces MKQSAKTGLLVQAHGLSKSYPKVFHRSDRLRALLRLLAGRREVDATTVLHDINLEVWRGQSVGLIGENGAGKSTLLKLISGVLTPSGGNVKVHGRIGALLELGAGFHPEYSGRENIAMSAALYGLSSDEIRQRLPEIIEFADIGHYIDEPVKHYSSGMVVRLGFAVVAATRPDLLITDEVLAVGDESFQKKCVRWIEEYLETGGTLLLVSHSMYHIQKLCKHAIWLKGGVISAQGDVFDVTQAYLSYHERKNTTQAPQRAVVEAQGMEFHLLDVWLNDESHEMPLLLEHGEELRVRATVHSRDGRVPVVMLGIARADSTPVYGVSTEMDGAEVTLQSPGIYMAEVRLPALCLLPGGYTVRMHALDTEGVRMFDTIERGLTIRGNARELGLVRLPHVWITPDILPSLSGGKVDTTS; encoded by the coding sequence GTGAAGCAGTCCGCGAAAACCGGCTTGCTGGTTCAGGCACATGGCCTGAGCAAATCCTATCCCAAGGTTTTTCATCGCAGCGATCGCCTGCGCGCCTTGCTGCGCTTGTTGGCCGGGCGTCGTGAGGTCGATGCGACTACGGTATTGCACGACATCAATCTCGAAGTGTGGCGCGGTCAGTCGGTTGGGTTGATCGGCGAAAACGGTGCTGGCAAATCGACCTTGTTGAAACTGATTTCCGGCGTGCTCACACCGAGCGGCGGCAACGTCAAGGTGCATGGCCGTATCGGCGCGTTGCTCGAACTTGGCGCGGGCTTTCATCCCGAATACAGCGGCCGCGAAAACATTGCGATGAGTGCCGCGTTATACGGTTTGAGCAGCGACGAAATCCGCCAACGACTGCCGGAAATCATCGAGTTCGCTGACATCGGTCATTACATCGACGAGCCGGTAAAACATTATTCATCCGGCATGGTGGTGCGGCTCGGATTTGCGGTGGTCGCGGCGACACGGCCCGATCTGCTGATCACCGATGAAGTGCTGGCCGTCGGCGATGAATCGTTCCAGAAAAAATGCGTGCGCTGGATCGAGGAATATCTCGAAACCGGCGGCACCTTGCTGCTGGTGTCGCACAGCATGTATCACATCCAGAAACTCTGTAAGCACGCGATCTGGCTGAAAGGCGGCGTGATCTCGGCACAAGGCGATGTGTTCGATGTGACGCAGGCCTATCTGTCCTATCACGAGCGAAAAAACACCACACAGGCGCCGCAGCGCGCCGTGGTCGAAGCGCAGGGTATGGAGTTTCATTTGCTCGATGTCTGGCTCAACGATGAGTCGCACGAAATGCCGCTATTGCTCGAACACGGCGAAGAGTTGCGTGTGCGCGCCACGGTACATTCACGCGATGGTCGTGTGCCGGTGGTGATGCTCGGCATCGCGCGCGCCGACAGCACGCCGGTGTATGGCGTCAGCACCGAGATGGACGGCGCCGAGGTGACTTTGCAATCGCCCGGGATCTACATGGCCGAGGTGCGCCTCCCCGCTCTATGTTTGCTACCTGGCGGTTACACCGTGCGCATGCATGCACTGGATACGGAAGGCGTGCGAATGTTCGATACGATCGAGCGTGGATTGACCATCCGCGGCAATGCGCGCGAGCTCGGCCTCGTGCGCCTGCCGCACGTCTGGATTACCCCGGATATTTTGCCAAGCTTGAGCGGCGGCAAGGTCGATACAACGTCATGA
- a CDS encoding glycosyltransferase family 2 protein, which translates to MPALTSIIIVAADSGATLEACVARVLASSARIELIVADNASTDGAIERLQQRFAADDRLRILRNEKNLGFGPACNLAASQARGDAVLFLNPDCFIEADSIARLRDVSAQQNDVGLIGVCICEPDGRPARAIRRRDPLLRRALMSFSGLSRWENRWPALQGVEMPPLAAAKNASVENVEAVSGALMFVSREVFEKIGGFDPGYFLHCEDIDLCRRVRDAGYRVLFASDLRVIHRQGSSSRHRPVFVARHKHHGMWRWFRKFDPAARNPLLRAIVWLGIWAHFVIVWPRLIFSMRRQRRAA; encoded by the coding sequence GTGCCCGCGTTGACCAGTATCATCATCGTTGCCGCCGACAGCGGCGCGACGCTTGAAGCCTGCGTGGCGCGTGTGCTCGCGAGCTCCGCGCGGATCGAGTTGATCGTCGCCGACAACGCCTCCACTGATGGCGCGATCGAGCGATTGCAGCAGCGATTCGCCGCTGACGACCGTCTGCGAATTTTGCGCAACGAAAAGAATCTCGGCTTCGGCCCGGCGTGCAATCTTGCCGCGTCCCAAGCTCGCGGCGATGCCGTACTTTTTCTCAATCCGGATTGTTTTATCGAGGCAGACAGCATCGCGCGACTGCGCGATGTATCGGCGCAGCAAAACGATGTCGGCCTGATCGGGGTCTGCATTTGCGAACCCGATGGCCGGCCGGCGCGCGCGATCCGCCGCCGCGATCCGCTGCTGCGTCGCGCACTCATGAGTTTCAGTGGATTGTCGCGCTGGGAAAATCGCTGGCCCGCCTTGCAGGGCGTCGAAATGCCGCCGCTTGCTGCAGCGAAAAATGCATCGGTCGAAAATGTCGAAGCGGTATCCGGCGCCTTGATGTTCGTGTCGCGCGAGGTCTTCGAAAAAATCGGCGGATTCGACCCCGGTTATTTTCTGCACTGCGAAGATATCGACTTGTGCCGCCGCGTGCGCGACGCCGGTTATCGCGTGTTGTTCGCCAGCGATCTGCGCGTGATTCATCGCCAGGGCAGTTCGAGTCGCCATCGCCCGGTTTTCGTCGCACGCCACAAACATCACGGCATGTGGCGCTGGTTTCGCAAGTTTGATCCGGCGGCACGCAATCCGTTATTGCGCGCGATCGTCTGGCTCGGTATCTGGGCGCATTTTGTGATCGTCTGGCCGCGACTGATCTTCTCGATGCGGCGACAACGGCGCGCCGCTTGA
- a CDS encoding class I SAM-dependent methyltransferase, producing MSTVNTPPLEFNGERFTPECQREIWYEHWHRYAFARELVQGKRVLDAACGEGYGSAMLAGVAQAVLGVDISDSAVEHARARYGAQTNLRFAQGDATALDLPAASFDVVTSFETLEHVHAHDELVAGFARVLSDDGVLLISSPDKLTYSDISGFRNEFHVRELYRDELLVLLRRYFPAVRLYGQKLLFQSVLWALDEGDAKASGHIAATAAQDGLDISESLDYAPLYFIAVCSKRELPLSLPGLALFGDREESVYAHYNHEVRKNMAAGGRIAELEAELDTLRNETAKLPAARAVTAEPHVASSIKEPRPWWRGWR from the coding sequence ATGAGTACGGTGAATACACCCCCGCTGGAATTCAACGGCGAGCGTTTCACGCCGGAGTGTCAGCGCGAGATCTGGTATGAGCACTGGCATCGTTATGCATTTGCGCGTGAACTGGTGCAAGGCAAGCGCGTGCTCGACGCTGCGTGTGGTGAAGGTTATGGTTCGGCGATGCTCGCCGGCGTGGCGCAAGCCGTGTTGGGCGTGGATATTTCGGACTCAGCCGTAGAGCACGCGCGCGCGCGTTACGGCGCGCAGACAAATCTGCGTTTTGCGCAAGGCGACGCCACCGCGCTGGATTTGCCGGCGGCGTCTTTCGATGTCGTGACGTCGTTCGAGACACTCGAACATGTGCATGCCCACGATGAACTTGTCGCGGGATTTGCGCGAGTTTTGAGCGATGACGGCGTGCTGCTGATTTCCTCGCCGGACAAACTCACCTACAGCGATATTTCCGGATTCCGCAACGAATTCCATGTGCGCGAACTGTACCGCGATGAGTTGCTGGTTTTGCTGCGGCGATATTTTCCGGCAGTGCGATTGTATGGGCAGAAACTGCTGTTCCAGTCGGTGCTATGGGCGCTGGATGAAGGCGATGCCAAAGCCTCTGGACATATTGCTGCCACCGCGGCGCAGGATGGTCTCGACATCAGCGAAAGTCTCGATTACGCACCGCTGTATTTCATCGCCGTGTGCAGCAAACGCGAGCTGCCGTTGTCATTGCCGGGACTCGCGTTATTCGGCGACCGCGAAGAATCGGTATACGCGCATTACAATCACGAAGTCCGCAAGAACATGGCCGCTGGCGGACGCATCGCCGAGCTCGAGGCCGAGCTCGATACGCTGCGCAACGAAACCGCAAAATTGCCGGCGGCGCGGGCGGTAACTGCGGAACCGCACGTCGCCAGCAGCATCAAAGAACCGCGCCCATGGTGGCGCGGCTGGCGTTAG
- a CDS encoding Hsp33 family molecular chaperone HslO, giving the protein MADNSDFLQRFMLENAGVSGAMVRLESTWTHVRERADYPPSVARVLAETLAASALFTGNIKFQGRLSIQLKGGETLPLVFSECTHEGRLRGLARWQDEIAADFPVGSSGVVVAITIEHADSQLRSQGLVSVEENASLAAAFEQYFDRSEQLPTRLLLASDGIRCGGIMLQRVASAGGHDAVVDADAWNRVNHLLATLSAEELLNLPAEILLQRVFHEEDVRLAALRPLHFGCSCSRERVGGMLRALGHDEALAAVREDGTAEVICEFCNTSYRFDSVDIELLFSDQPVSPAPRTNQ; this is encoded by the coding sequence ATGGCCGACAATTCTGATTTTCTGCAACGTTTCATGCTCGAGAACGCGGGCGTTAGCGGAGCCATGGTGCGGCTTGAATCCACTTGGACTCACGTGCGCGAGCGTGCCGACTATCCGCCATCGGTCGCGAGAGTGCTTGCGGAAACCCTGGCCGCCAGCGCCTTGTTCACAGGCAACATCAAATTTCAGGGTCGGCTGTCAATCCAGCTCAAAGGCGGTGAAACCCTGCCGCTGGTTTTCAGCGAATGCACCCATGAAGGCCGTTTGCGCGGCCTGGCGCGCTGGCAGGACGAGATAGCCGCGGATTTCCCGGTCGGCAGCAGCGGTGTGGTTGTGGCAATCACGATCGAGCATGCAGACAGCCAGTTGCGCTCGCAAGGCCTGGTCTCGGTCGAGGAGAATGCCAGTCTGGCCGCCGCGTTCGAGCAATATTTCGATCGTTCCGAACAATTGCCAACGCGTTTATTGCTCGCGAGTGACGGCATTCGCTGCGGCGGTATCATGCTGCAACGCGTCGCCAGCGCGGGCGGTCACGATGCAGTGGTCGATGCCGATGCGTGGAACCGCGTCAACCATTTGCTGGCCACGTTGAGTGCCGAGGAATTGCTCAACCTGCCTGCCGAGATTCTCCTGCAACGCGTGTTTCACGAAGAAGACGTACGGTTGGCGGCGCTACGCCCGCTGCATTTTGGCTGCAGTTGCTCGCGCGAGCGCGTCGGCGGCATGCTGCGCGCACTTGGCCACGACGAAGCTCTGGCCGCGGTGCGCGAAGACGGTACGGCGGAAGTGATCTGCGAGTTCTGTAACACCAGCTATCGCTTCGACAGCGTCGATATCGAGCTATTGTTCAGCGATCAGCCAGTATCACCCGCCCCGCGCACCAATCAATAA